A stretch of the Lactuca sativa cultivar Salinas chromosome 9, Lsat_Salinas_v11, whole genome shotgun sequence genome encodes the following:
- the LOC111895509 gene encoding uncharacterized protein LOC111895509, translating to MPPFAITPKSSAYFSALTQEIDKKLHRAIASATQRRDLLQALFADIALEVDDRARDIILAREDATSEALVEVQVPICFYDVLADHFSLQPENGKPILVLIVQLWSQPFASHIFALLFHKWLFEVELDSADVLLRYSSALVQGATNVFWIDVQTNTTHFKSVFSYLLEDVALVPEKLKKIPLQTQRDLFLLLSRFIFLYNLVDKIESFLKNFPEYPNAFLVGGPADILVIELSDQLQKLKVEPVLLHYFSHIKPLQGLELRMTTSTRLKSCLYSFTSPGGPMYPTRAVRHAAWDALDFLFPVGRYPRHIISLFFRLLYPWYWPSSCWHFVLSFIQAIFFSILRRIFPRYKFKDPHEHQS from the exons ATGCCGCCATTTGCCATAACACCGAAAAGCTCTGCTTATTTCTCTGCTCTCACCCAAGAGATCGATAAAAAGCTCCATAGG GCAATAGCCTCAGCAACTCAGAGACGCGACTTATTACAAGCTCTGTTCGCAGACATAGCTTTAGAAGTTGATGATCGAGCTAGAG ATATCATTCTTGCCAGAGAAGATGCAACTTCTGAAGCATTGGTAGAAGTTCAGGTTCCCATATGCTTCTACGATGTTCTTGCTGACCATTTCTCCTTGCAACCTGAAAATGGGAAACCAATTCTTGTTTTGATTGTCCAACTCTGGAGTCAGCCATTTGCCTCTCATATTTTCGCCCTTCTCTTCCATAAATGG TTATTTGAAGTTGAACTTGATAGTGCAGATGTCCTCCTTCGTTACTCATCAGCTCTTGTACAAGGTGCTACAAATGTCTTCTG GATTGATGTCCAGACAAACACGACACACTTTAAGAGTGTTTTCTCG tatCTTCTTGAGGATGTTGCTTTGGTGCCCGAAAAGTTGAAGAAAATCCCTTTACAg ACACAACGAGATCTATTTCTTCTGCTTTCAAGATTCATATTCCTTTATAATCTAG TTGACAAGATTGAAAGCTTCTTAAAGAACTTTCCGGAATACCCAAATGCTTTCCTAGTAGGGGGTCCCGCAGATATACTTGTTATCGAACTTTCTGATCAG CTTCAAAAACTCAAAGTGGAACCTGTCCTTTTACATTATTTCTCCCACATTAAACCTCTCCAAG GTTTGGAGCTTCGAATGACTACAAGTACAAGGCTTAAAAGCTGCTTGTACAGCTTCACTTCTCCTGGTGGTCCGATGTATCCAACAAGAGCTGTTCGTCATGCAGCCTGGGATGCTCTGGATTTTCTTTTCCCT GTGGGGCGATATCCGCGACATATAATTAGTCTGTTTTTCCGGTTGCTGTATCCATGGTACTGGCCATCTTCATGTTGGCATTTTGTCTTGTCATTCATACAAGCCATATTTTTCTCCATTTTGAGGCGTATCTTTCCACGTTATAAATTCAAAGATCCTCATGAACATCAATCTTAA
- the LOC111895508 gene encoding putative pentatricopeptide repeat-containing protein At5g59900, with product MRKLHRHRSIRPLPHPNPIISTTLPPSYPTKHEINGHLDNDENLISTITNIVHGNQSWSVSFNNTISSNLKQQHVEKVLLRTLDDPRLALRFFNFLGLHRNFNHSTTSFCILIHALVQSNLLWPASSLIQTLLLRTSSPEIVFKYYYDTYVNYNFSRTIGFDLLINAYVQGRRVLDSFSVVNMMKNRNLMPEIRTVSDVFNGLIRIRRYDLVLKFFDEMTEIGIRGNAYIHTAIIRCLCELKNFDRANELIQWLGSNNFELNIVMYNVFIHGLCKSQKMEEAMELKQALPSKGLKADVVTYCSLIIGFCRLQQFKTAGTLISEMVDMGFVPSEAVVSGVVEGLRRNGDAISAYNLIQDLDSIKALPNLFVYNALINSLCKEGNVDEANILFKNMDTNGLTPNDITYSIIIDSFCKRGQLEDARLFLDKMNDSGIKASVYPYNSLINGYCKSGKPRIAETLLKEMVFQDVNPTVVTYTCLIDGYCKHQDVHKALRLYHEMTGKRIFPNTYTFTSLISGFFHANMGTEASALFLEMMERNVIPNERTYNVMIEGHCQEGNMVKAFDLFDQMVEKGLKPDTYTFRSLITGLCSINKVSEAKEFVNNLNRQNHKLNEMCYSALLQGFCQAGRLDDAISASNEMIEKGIDMDIVCYSMLINGSVKEGDDVKLIHFLKQMHDKGMKPDNVLYTILIDAFGKRRDLGKAIGYWDIMISEKCNPNVVTYTVIINCLCKLGFIEKAEVLFKEMLVNSIFPNHVTYGCFLDCLTNQGHMEKALHLHNIMLKGSLANTITYNILIRGFCKLGRIQEGVKILDEMFDNGILPDHVSYSTIIYEYCRNGDVHEAIKLWDLMIDSGLKPDTLAYSFIIHGCCVAGELTKAVDFRDEMVKRGLKLNRSLELL from the coding sequence ATGAGAAAGCTCCACCGTCATCGTTCCATCCGGCCTCTTCCGCACCCAAATCCCATCATCTCCACCACCCTTCCACCGTCGTACCCCACCAAACACGAAATCAACGGCCACCTTGATAATGACGAAAATCTCATATCCACTATCACTAACATTGTTCATGGAAACCAAAGCTGGAGTGtatctttcaacaacaccatctCTAGCAACTTGAAACAGCAACACGTCGAAAAGGTCTTGCTCAGAACCCTAGACGATCCAAGGTTAGCTTTACGCTTCTTCAATTTCTTAGGCCTGCACAGGAACTTCAACCACTCAACTACGTCGTTTTGCATCCTCATACACGCACTCGTCCAGTCCAATCTCTTATGGCCTGCTTCTTCACTGATCCAAACGCTCTTACTACGAACATCGAGTCCGGAAATCGTTTTTAAGTATTACTACGATACCTATGTGAATTACAATTTTTCGAGAACTATAGGGTTTGATTTGTTGATTAACGCGTATGTTCAAGGCAGGAGAGTATTAGATTCTTTTTCGGTTGTGAATATGATGAAAAACAGAAATTTAATGCCTGAGATTAGAACTGTAAGTGATGTTTTCAACGGATTGATTCGAATTAGGCGATATGATTTGGTGTTGAAGTTCTTTGATGAGATGACGGAAATTGGTATCAGGGGCAATGCTTACATACATACTGCTATCATTCGATGTTTGTGTGAATTAAAGAATTTTGATAGGGCAAATGAATTGATACAGTGGTTAGGGTCCAACAATTTTGAGTTAAATATCGTTATGTACAATGTGTTCATTCATGGGCTCTGCAAGAGCCAAAAGATGGAAGAAGCAATGGAGTTAAAGCAAGCATTGCCTTCAAAGGGTTTGAAAGCTGATGTTGTCACATATTGCAGTTTAATTATAGGTTTCTGTAGATTACAACAATTCAAAACTGCTGGAACTCTAATCAGTGAAATGGTGGACATGGGGTTTGTCCCAAGTGAAGCTGTTGTTTCAGGTGTTGTTGAAGGGTTGAGAAGAAATGGGGATGCTATTAGTGCTTATAATTTGATACAAGATTTAGACTCCATCAAAGCATTACCAAATTTATTTGTATATAATGCATTGATCAATTCGTTATGCAAAGAGGGAAATGTAGATGAAGCCAACATTCTTTTTAAAAACATGGATACCAATGGTTTAACCCCTAATGATATTACTTACTCAATCATCATTGATTCATTTTGCAAAAGAGGCCAACTTGAAGATGCACGTCTTTTTCTTGATAAAATGAATGATTCAGGAATAAAAGCATCTGTTTATCCTTACAATTCTCTGATAAACGGATACTGTAAGTCAGGAAAACCAAGAATTGCAGAAACTCTTCTAAAAGAGATGGTTTTTCAAGATGTAAATCCAACAGTTGTGACATATACATGTTTAATAGATGGATATTGCAAACATCAAGATGTACACAAGGCATTGAGGCTTTACCATGAGATGACAGGGAAAAGAATCTTTCCAAACACTTACACATTCACTTCACTAATTTCTGGTTTTTTTCATGCAAACATGGGGACAGAAGCAAGTGCTTTGTTTCTTGAAATGATGGAAAGAAACGTGATCCCTAATGAGAGAACTTACAATGTTATGATTGAAGGCCATTGTCAAGAAGGAAACATGGTAAAAGCCTTTGACTTGTTTGACCAAATGGTGGAAAAGGGTCTGAAACCCGATACATATACCTTCAGATCTTTAATAACTGGACTTTGTTCGATTAATAAAGTTTCTGAAGCTAAAGAATTTGTAAATAACCTCAACAGGCAAAACCACAAACTAAATGAAATGTGTTATAGTGCTCTTTTACAAGGTTTCTGCCAGGCTGGACGTTTAGATGATGCAATTAGTGCTTCCAATGAGATGATAGAGAAGGGAATCGACATGGACATTGTTTGTTATTCCATGCTTATAAATGGAAGTGTTAAAGAAGGTGATGATGTAAAATTAATACACTTTCTAAAACAAATGCACGATAAAGGAATGAAACCAGATAATGTTTTATACACAATCTTGATTGATGCTTTTGGAAAAAGAAGAGATCTTGGGAAAGCAATAGGGTACTGGGACATAATGATTAGTGAAAAATGCAACCCCAATGTTGTGACATACACTGTGATTATAAACTGTTTatgtaaattagggtttatagaaaaaGCCGAGGTTTTATTCAAGGAAATGCTTGTGAATTCCATCTTCCCAAATCATGTGACATACGGATGCTTTCTTGACTGTTTGACTAACCAAGGGCATATGGAAAAAGCATTACACCTTCATAATATTATGTTAAAAGGGTCTCTAGCAAACACGATAACATACAATATTTTGATTCGGGGTTTTTGCAAATTGGGTAGAATTCAAGAAGGTGTGAAGATCTTGGATGAGATGTTTGATAATGGAATCTTGCCAGATCATGTGAGTTATTCGACTATTATTTATGAATATTGTAGAAATGGGGATGTACATGAAGCGATTAAGTTATGGGATCTGATGATTGATTCGGGTTTGAAACCAGACACATTGGCATATAGTTTTATAATACATGGTTGTTGTGTTGCTGGAGAGTTGACCAAAGCAGTTGACTTTCGTGATGAAATGGTAAAAAGAGGATTGAAGTTAAATCGAAGTCTGGAGCTTTTGTGA
- the LOC111895500 gene encoding histone H2A, with amino-acid sequence MEGTGKVKKGAAGRKGGPRKKSVTRSVKAGLQFPVGRIGRFLKNGRYAKRVGTGAPVYLAAVLEYLAAEVLELAGNAARDNKKHRIIPRHLLLAVRNDEELGKLLAGVTIAHGGVLPNINPILLPKKTAAAAEPKSPSKAAKSPKKAAKA; translated from the exons ATGGAGGGAACCGGAAAAGTGAAGAAGGGTGCCGCTGGAAGGAAGGGTGGTCCGAGGAAGAAGTCGGTCACTCGTTCAGTCAAAGCCGGTCTTCAGTTCCCCGTCGGTAGAATCGGTCGTTTTCTGAAGAATGGACGTTATGCTAAGCGTGTTGGTACCGGTGCTCCGGTGTACCTTGCTGCCGTTCTCGAATACCTTGCTGCGGAA GTATTAGAGTTAGCAGGGAATGCGGCCAGGGACAACAAGAAGCACAGAATAATCCCAAGACATTTACTTTTGGCAGTTAGGAACGATGAGGAACTTGGAAAATTGTTGGCCGGAGTAACAATTGCTCATGGTGGTGTTCTACCGAATATCAACCCGATTCTTTTGCCCAAGAAGACTGCTGCTGCCGCAGAGCCAAAATCTCCTTCTAAGGCTGCCAAGTCACCTAAGAAAGCTGCAAAAGCCTAG